In Mycobacterium stomatepiae, the following are encoded in one genomic region:
- a CDS encoding FAD-binding protein produces MSRAWDRSVDLLIAGSGGGGMVAGLAALDSGLEPLIVEKQALVGGSTGLSGGIVWLPNNPLMRADGIADSHEDGLAYLADVVGDIGAASSPQRREMFLTAGYEMLNFLIRKGVRLIRCAGWSDYYPNHKGGNESGRAVEGIPFDAAALGSWHDKVQPPLAKNYGYVVLTNELRSVQYFNRAPRAFAVASKVFLRTAAARARRAQILTNGASLIAQMLKALIELGGNQPPLWTNTAMEDLIVEDGRVVGARVNRDGIALNVEARRGVLLAAGGFGHNKEMRRRYSGDQPNDGQWSIANAGDTGEVLETAMRLGAQTDLLDEAWWLPSVFIASGGAVAASLGSGRQRPGTIYVDSTGRRFCNESNSYVEVGKAMYANKAVPCWMIFDDGYVRRYVTSANPLKRNQHLPPELIDKGAVIRGITILDLARQIDLPADELSRTIERFNRFSAKGLDPDFGRGQSAYNDCLGDPGYRPNAAIGPLDRAPYYATRVLPADVGTCGGVITNEHAQVLDQRNQVIDGLYATGNTTATVMGRSYPGAGASIASSMVFGYVAARHAAGHKIAGEH; encoded by the coding sequence ATGAGTAGGGCATGGGATCGCTCCGTCGACCTGTTGATCGCGGGCAGCGGTGGGGGCGGCATGGTGGCGGGGTTGGCGGCGCTGGACAGTGGGCTGGAACCCCTGATCGTCGAGAAGCAGGCGCTGGTCGGCGGATCGACCGGGCTTTCCGGCGGTATCGTCTGGCTGCCGAACAATCCGTTGATGCGCGCCGACGGCATCGCCGACTCGCACGAAGACGGTCTGGCGTATCTGGCCGACGTGGTCGGCGATATCGGTGCGGCTTCCTCGCCGCAGCGGCGGGAGATGTTCCTCACCGCGGGCTACGAGATGCTCAACTTCCTCATTCGCAAGGGTGTCCGGCTCATCCGTTGCGCCGGCTGGAGCGACTACTATCCGAATCACAAGGGCGGCAACGAGTCCGGCCGGGCCGTGGAGGGAATCCCGTTCGACGCTGCCGCGCTGGGCAGCTGGCACGACAAGGTGCAGCCGCCGCTGGCCAAGAACTACGGGTACGTGGTGCTGACCAACGAGCTGCGCTCGGTCCAGTACTTCAACCGGGCGCCACGCGCATTCGCGGTGGCCAGCAAGGTGTTCCTGCGTACCGCCGCGGCGCGAGCACGCCGGGCCCAGATTCTCACCAACGGCGCCTCGCTGATCGCGCAGATGCTCAAGGCGCTCATCGAACTCGGTGGAAATCAACCCCCGCTGTGGACGAACACCGCGATGGAAGACCTGATCGTCGAGGACGGCCGCGTCGTCGGCGCGCGGGTCAACCGGGACGGCATCGCGCTGAACGTCGAGGCGCGCAGGGGCGTTCTGCTCGCCGCCGGCGGGTTCGGCCACAACAAGGAGATGCGCCGCCGCTACAGCGGCGACCAGCCGAACGACGGCCAGTGGTCGATCGCCAACGCGGGCGACACCGGCGAGGTGCTCGAAACGGCGATGCGGCTGGGCGCCCAGACCGATCTCCTGGACGAAGCATGGTGGCTGCCTTCGGTTTTCATCGCCAGCGGGGGCGCCGTCGCCGCATCCCTAGGTTCCGGGCGCCAGCGGCCCGGCACCATCTACGTCGACTCCACCGGGCGGCGGTTCTGCAACGAGTCGAACTCTTACGTCGAGGTCGGCAAGGCGATGTACGCCAACAAGGCGGTGCCGTGCTGGATGATCTTCGACGACGGATACGTGCGCCGCTACGTCACCAGCGCCAATCCGCTGAAGCGCAACCAGCACCTGCCCCCCGAGCTGATCGACAAGGGCGCGGTCATCCGCGGCATCACGATCCTTGACCTGGCCCGCCAGATCGACCTGCCCGCCGACGAGTTGTCACGCACCATCGAACGATTCAACCGGTTTTCGGCCAAGGGCCTGGATCCCGACTTCGGACGCGGCCAATCGGCCTACAACGACTGCCTCGGCGATCCGGGGTACCGACCCAACGCCGCGATCGGCCCGCTGGACCGCGCGCCGTACTACGCGACCAGGGTGCTCCCCGCCGACGTCGGGACGTGCGGGGGCGTGATCACCAACGAACACGCTCAGGTGCTCGATCAGCGGAACCAGGTGATCGACGGTCTTTACGCGACGGGCAACACCACCGCGACGGTGATGGGACGCAGCTATCCGGGCGCCGGAGCCAGCATCGCCAGCTCGATGGTTTTCGGTTACGTCGCCGCACGGCATGCTGCCGGACACAAAATCGCCGGCGAGCACTGA
- the mdlC gene encoding benzoylformate decarboxylase, with product MSTTVRDVTYELLRARGLTTIFGNPGSNELPFLAGMPDDFRYVLGLHEDVALSMADGYSMASGDAVLVNLHSAAGSGNAMGALTNTVYSHTPIVVMAGQQVRPMIGQEVMLANVDATALAKPLVKLSVEPASAEDVPRTIDQAIHTAMLAPKGPVYLSIPYDDWALPAVGPTKRLLGRTVQGASAASNAQLRELANLLESASNPVLVLGAAVDADHANQDAVRLADKLQLPVWIAPSAPRCPFPTRHPAFRGLLPAGIAAISTALADHDVIFVVGAPAFRYHQYDPGDYLPKNARLVQVTDDPREAARAPVGEAVVAPVGQTLCELAELVSDSSRSPLPARPDYPEQRSCDNAIHPEQLFALIRASAPRDAIYVNESTSTSEAFWSQMNLRQQGSYYSCAAGGLGFGLPAAVGAQLAAPRRQVIGLIGDGSANYGIVALWTAARYQIPVVIIILNNGVYGALHDFAALLGTGETAGLKLGGIDFVRIAEEYGVSAVSVSTPDDFTRAFVTALAADRPALIEVATTYSD from the coding sequence GTGTCCACGACCGTCCGTGACGTCACGTACGAATTGCTCCGCGCCCGCGGATTGACCACGATCTTTGGTAATCCGGGATCCAACGAGCTGCCGTTCCTCGCGGGTATGCCTGACGATTTCCGCTACGTGCTTGGCCTGCACGAAGATGTCGCCCTGTCGATGGCGGACGGCTATTCAATGGCTAGTGGAGACGCTGTGTTGGTGAATCTGCATTCCGCAGCGGGATCGGGAAATGCGATGGGCGCGTTGACGAATACCGTGTACTCGCATACCCCGATCGTGGTGATGGCGGGTCAGCAAGTTCGGCCGATGATTGGCCAGGAGGTCATGTTGGCCAATGTCGACGCGACGGCCTTGGCGAAGCCTCTGGTTAAGCTGTCGGTCGAGCCGGCCAGCGCAGAAGACGTGCCGCGGACGATCGATCAAGCCATTCACACTGCCATGCTTGCCCCGAAAGGGCCGGTATATCTGTCGATTCCGTATGACGACTGGGCACTACCTGCAGTCGGTCCGACCAAACGTTTGCTCGGCCGTACGGTGCAGGGTGCTTCGGCAGCATCGAACGCCCAATTGCGGGAGCTCGCCAACCTCCTAGAGTCCGCGTCGAACCCTGTCCTCGTACTCGGCGCCGCGGTGGACGCCGACCATGCCAACCAGGACGCCGTTCGGCTTGCCGACAAGCTACAACTACCGGTGTGGATCGCGCCCTCGGCACCCCGATGCCCCTTCCCAACCCGCCATCCGGCGTTCCGCGGATTATTGCCGGCCGGGATAGCTGCGATATCCACTGCGTTGGCTGACCACGACGTGATCTTTGTCGTCGGTGCACCGGCCTTTCGCTACCACCAATACGATCCGGGCGACTACCTGCCAAAGAACGCTCGGCTGGTCCAGGTGACTGATGACCCGCGAGAAGCGGCCCGGGCTCCGGTAGGGGAAGCGGTGGTCGCTCCCGTGGGCCAAACTCTTTGCGAGCTCGCCGAACTCGTAAGCGATTCGTCCCGGAGCCCGTTACCAGCACGGCCCGACTACCCCGAGCAGAGGTCCTGCGACAACGCCATCCACCCCGAGCAACTGTTCGCTTTGATCCGTGCCAGCGCGCCTCGTGACGCCATCTACGTCAACGAATCGACCTCGACAAGCGAGGCATTCTGGTCGCAAATGAACCTGCGCCAGCAGGGCAGCTATTACTCCTGTGCGGCGGGCGGTCTCGGGTTCGGCTTGCCTGCCGCGGTCGGAGCGCAGTTGGCGGCACCACGACGTCAGGTCATCGGGCTCATCGGAGATGGCTCCGCTAACTACGGCATCGTCGCACTGTGGACCGCTGCGCGCTATCAGATTCCGGTCGTGATCATTATTCTCAACAACGGCGTCTACGGAGCCCTGCACGATTTCGCCGCGCTGCTCGGAACGGGGGAAACCGCTGGCCTGAAGTTGGGCGGCATCGACTTCGTCCGCATCGCCGAAGAGTACGGCGTCAGCGCAGTATCGGTAAGCACACCAGACGATTTCACACGCGCATTCGTGACCGCGCTTGCCGCAGACAGACCTGCGCTGATCGAGGTCGCCACCACATACTCGGATTAG
- a CDS encoding nitrile hydratase subunit beta — protein MAAKYGVDNPVPPWQTSLDGICDALDQSACGPTALGFLDRRNEEDVLSATVYSGLPYPENRLVALAHSLLAQGVIDEAELEERMAAVRARLES, from the coding sequence ATGGCGGCCAAATACGGGGTCGACAACCCGGTGCCGCCGTGGCAGACCAGCCTGGACGGAATCTGCGACGCTCTGGACCAAAGCGCCTGCGGCCCAACAGCACTCGGCTTCCTCGACCGGCGTAACGAAGAAGATGTCCTGTCGGCGACCGTGTATTCCGGCCTGCCCTACCCGGAAAACCGGTTGGTTGCGCTGGCGCATTCGCTGCTGGCGCAAGGTGTGATCGACGAGGCCGAACTCGAAGAGCGCATGGCGGCGGTGCGGGCCAGGCTCGAATCCTGA
- a CDS encoding enoyl-CoA hydratase-related protein, whose amino-acid sequence MERRELEAVIYEREPPIARIILNRVDKANTKDAVLVTEVDNCLHEADRDKEIKVVILKANGKGFCGGHVARWGPDENPYPDFGNTFEDLYKGTADLFLWPTLYLWEFPKPTISAIHGYCMGGGIYLGLLTDFCVASDDAYFQMPLAQSLGEPGGHTMIEPWLLMNWHRTMDWLLLAPTLSAQQALDWGLLNRVVPREELEDTVEEMARKIAQIPLTTLMAVKNNVKRAWELMGMRVHLQVSHILTNMVGAATDVQARRAELMQSGMKPRDFVDRDEKGSPPT is encoded by the coding sequence ATGGAGCGGCGCGAGCTCGAAGCGGTCATCTATGAACGCGAACCGCCGATTGCGCGGATCATTTTGAATCGGGTCGACAAAGCCAATACCAAGGATGCTGTTCTCGTCACGGAAGTCGACAATTGCCTGCACGAGGCCGACCGCGACAAAGAGATCAAGGTCGTCATTCTCAAGGCAAACGGCAAGGGTTTCTGCGGCGGCCATGTGGCGCGCTGGGGGCCCGACGAAAACCCCTATCCGGATTTCGGAAACACGTTTGAGGACCTGTACAAAGGCACCGCCGACCTGTTTCTGTGGCCCACGCTGTATCTGTGGGAATTCCCCAAGCCGACGATCTCGGCGATCCACGGCTATTGCATGGGGGGCGGGATTTATCTCGGCCTGCTGACCGACTTCTGTGTGGCGTCCGACGACGCGTATTTCCAGATGCCGCTTGCCCAAAGCCTCGGAGAGCCGGGTGGGCACACCATGATTGAGCCGTGGTTGCTGATGAATTGGCATCGCACCATGGACTGGTTGCTGTTGGCGCCGACTCTGTCCGCCCAGCAAGCGCTCGACTGGGGGCTGCTCAATAGGGTGGTGCCGCGCGAAGAGCTCGAGGACACGGTCGAGGAGATGGCCCGCAAGATCGCCCAAATCCCGTTGACCACACTGATGGCGGTCAAGAACAACGTCAAGCGCGCCTGGGAATTGATGGGAATGCGCGTGCACCTTCAGGTCAGCCACATCCTGACCAACATGGTCGGCGCGGCGACCGACGTCCAGGCGCGGCGCGCCGAACTCATGCAATCGGGCATGAAGCCGCGCGATTTCGTCGACCGCGACGAAAAGGGTTCGCCGCCAACGTGA
- a CDS encoding DEAD/DEAH box helicase — MNTDRTFTDLGVRRTIISALAKRGIEHPFPIQIETLPDTLAGRDVLGRGKTGSGKTLAFSIPLVSRLAGANRRPSRPSGLVLAPTRELASQITATLEPLAAACDLRVTTIFGGVSQHRQVTALRSGVDIVVACPGRLEDLMKQRLISLEAVEITVIDEADHMADLGFLPGVTRILAATPNGGQRLLFSATLDNGVDKLVKRFLRDEVSHSVDSADSPVSEMTHHVFHVANAEAKKEVVHRLASGTGRRILFMRTKHQARKLAKQLTESGVPSVDLHGNLSQPARERNLAMFASGGARVLVATDIAARGVHVDEVELVVHIDPPAEHKSYLHRSGRTARAGSAGDVVTVVLPEQRQDTQALMRKAGIKVAPQQVTATSDAVQALVGEVAPYQAPAPVEAPPRSPRQHRPKAGGQRRRQGGARSSKTGTTRAEAGTSHRTATSTRRVEHRRRSSRAQG, encoded by the coding sequence GTGAACACCGACAGAACCTTTACCGATCTCGGCGTGCGCAGAACCATCATCAGCGCGCTCGCCAAGCGCGGCATCGAACATCCATTTCCGATCCAGATCGAAACCCTCCCCGATACCCTCGCCGGCCGCGACGTGCTGGGCCGTGGGAAGACGGGCAGCGGTAAGACTCTTGCCTTCTCGATCCCCCTCGTCAGCCGGCTCGCCGGGGCAAACCGGCGCCCTTCGCGGCCATCGGGTTTGGTGCTGGCGCCGACCCGTGAGCTGGCGAGCCAGATCACCGCGACGCTGGAACCGCTGGCGGCGGCCTGCGATCTGCGTGTCACCACGATCTTCGGTGGCGTTTCGCAGCACCGCCAGGTAACCGCGCTGAGGTCCGGCGTCGACATCGTGGTGGCCTGCCCTGGTCGCCTGGAGGATCTGATGAAGCAGCGGCTGATCAGCCTTGAAGCGGTCGAGATCACCGTGATCGACGAAGCCGATCACATGGCCGATCTCGGCTTTCTGCCAGGTGTTACCCGGATCCTGGCCGCGACGCCCAATGGCGGCCAGCGGCTGCTGTTCTCGGCGACCCTGGACAACGGCGTCGACAAGCTCGTCAAGCGATTCCTCCGCGACGAGGTCTCGCACTCCGTCGATAGTGCCGACTCCCCCGTCTCCGAGATGACGCATCACGTCTTCCACGTCGCCAACGCCGAGGCCAAAAAAGAAGTCGTGCACCGGCTCGCTTCCGGCACCGGGCGCCGGATTCTGTTCATGCGCACCAAGCATCAAGCCCGCAAGCTCGCCAAACAGCTCACCGAATCGGGAGTTCCGTCGGTCGACCTGCACGGCAATCTGTCTCAGCCCGCCCGCGAGCGCAACCTGGCGATGTTCGCCTCCGGTGGCGCCCGGGTGTTGGTGGCAACCGACATCGCGGCGCGCGGCGTGCACGTCGACGAAGTCGAACTTGTCGTGCACATCGACCCGCCCGCCGAGCACAAGTCCTACCTGCACCGTTCCGGGCGCACGGCGCGGGCCGGCAGTGCCGGTGATGTCGTCACCGTGGTCCTGCCCGAGCAGCGCCAAGACACCCAGGCATTGATGCGCAAAGCCGGTATCAAGGTCGCTCCTCAGCAGGTCACTGCCACATCGGACGCAGTCCAGGCGCTGGTCGGTGAGGTGGCGCCGTACCAGGCTCCGGCACCCGTCGAAGCGCCCCCGCGTTCGCCCCGGCAGCATCGGCCGAAGGCCGGCGGGCAACGGCGCCGGCAGGGCGGCGCCCGGTCGTCGAAGACCGGTACCACCCGCGCCGAAGCAGGGACGTCGCATCGCACCGCCACATCGACGCGTCGGGTCGAACATCGTCGTCGATCCAGCCGCGCGCAAGGCTAG
- a CDS encoding aromatic ring-hydroxylating oxygenase subunit alpha has protein sequence MAVEMGSRRADVEWTALPVPWAVQAADRIPKQRYYDPDFYALEAEMLWPRVWQMACRLEEIPKPGDYVEYEILDESMIVVRVDSENVRAYHNACRHRGVKLVEGNGNRRTFVCPFHGWCWGIDGRNTFVLRPEAFAAENLRPDDLELVSVRCELWGGCAWINLDDAAPPLRDCMEPFASVYDAWHVETLRTEWWQSCRLPVNWKLATAAFMEGYHVPQTHPQLLPSSMPTTSAKPGLAQTSVYFMRTLGEGMAGMTHENDVRIAEGLQNIELPADPAEAMATWRRTLNDAIVGWHRARGCDMPDLNELASRGITEAINFAFPHYFLLPQYSSASSYRIRPLGPEETLFEIWSLTRIPPDQVTGKPTPPEPMAPDDARWPPIPAQDFSNLPRQQKGLHSKGFEFMRLSDQIEGLISNFERVVDGFLAGLPYDTLVPAIQKTNTTIDVPIADLGFGS, from the coding sequence ATGGCTGTAGAGATGGGCTCGAGACGAGCCGACGTGGAGTGGACGGCGTTGCCGGTGCCATGGGCTGTGCAGGCTGCCGACCGAATTCCCAAGCAGCGCTACTACGACCCGGATTTCTACGCACTCGAGGCCGAGATGCTGTGGCCGCGGGTGTGGCAGATGGCGTGTCGGCTCGAGGAGATACCCAAGCCCGGCGACTACGTGGAGTACGAGATTCTCGACGAGTCGATGATCGTGGTGCGGGTTGACAGCGAGAATGTCCGGGCCTACCACAACGCCTGCCGCCATCGCGGAGTAAAGCTGGTGGAAGGCAACGGGAATCGGCGTACCTTCGTGTGCCCATTCCACGGCTGGTGCTGGGGCATCGACGGCCGCAACACGTTCGTGTTGCGGCCCGAGGCCTTCGCCGCGGAGAACCTGCGCCCTGATGACCTTGAACTCGTGTCGGTCCGCTGTGAGCTCTGGGGTGGCTGCGCGTGGATCAACCTCGACGACGCGGCCCCGCCGCTGCGCGACTGCATGGAACCGTTCGCGTCGGTCTACGACGCCTGGCACGTGGAGACGCTACGCACCGAGTGGTGGCAGTCCTGCCGGCTCCCGGTGAACTGGAAGCTGGCGACGGCGGCGTTCATGGAGGGCTACCACGTTCCGCAGACGCACCCCCAGCTGCTGCCGTCGAGCATGCCCACCACATCCGCGAAACCTGGGCTGGCGCAGACCAGCGTGTATTTCATGCGCACGCTCGGCGAAGGCATGGCGGGCATGACGCATGAGAACGACGTCCGCATTGCCGAGGGCTTGCAGAACATCGAGCTGCCGGCCGATCCGGCCGAGGCCATGGCCACCTGGCGCAGGACGCTCAACGACGCCATCGTCGGCTGGCATCGCGCCCGGGGCTGCGACATGCCCGATCTCAACGAATTGGCGAGCCGCGGCATCACCGAGGCGATCAATTTCGCTTTCCCGCATTACTTTTTGCTGCCCCAATACAGCAGCGCTTCGTCGTACCGCATCCGGCCGCTGGGGCCCGAGGAGACCCTGTTCGAGATCTGGTCGCTGACGCGGATCCCGCCGGACCAGGTCACCGGCAAGCCCACCCCGCCCGAACCCATGGCACCCGACGACGCGCGCTGGCCGCCGATTCCGGCGCAGGACTTCTCCAACCTGCCACGCCAACAAAAAGGGTTGCACTCCAAAGGATTTGAATTCATGCGACTCTCCGACCAGATCGAGGGACTGATCTCGAACTTCGAGCGGGTCGTCGACGGCTTCCTCGCCGGCCTGCCCTACGACACGCTGGTTCCCGCGATTCAAAAGACCAATACCACCATCGACGTGCCGATCGCCGACCTCGGGTTCGGCTCATGA
- a CDS encoding class I SAM-dependent methyltransferase, whose translation MTRKDQRRWDERYTGKGPASGGAVGPPGAFAAYADLFPTTGRALDIACGRGFAGIWLAQRGLQVVGLDVSAVAIGQARELARHSGVDESCLFDVVDLDDGLPDGLLVDVIVCHKFRDRRLDRALIDRLAPDGLLATAARSEVGAEPGPFRAAPGELVAAFGELDVIAAGEGDGQAWLLARA comes from the coding sequence GTGACCCGGAAGGATCAGCGCCGTTGGGACGAGCGGTACACCGGCAAGGGACCGGCGTCCGGGGGAGCCGTCGGGCCGCCCGGCGCGTTCGCCGCCTACGCGGATCTCTTCCCGACCACCGGGCGCGCGCTCGACATCGCCTGTGGCCGGGGATTCGCCGGCATCTGGCTGGCCCAGCGAGGCCTGCAGGTGGTCGGGCTGGACGTCTCCGCGGTGGCCATCGGCCAAGCACGAGAACTGGCCCGGCACAGCGGCGTCGACGAGAGCTGCCTGTTTGACGTCGTCGACCTCGACGACGGTCTGCCGGACGGCCTACTCGTCGACGTCATCGTCTGCCACAAGTTCCGCGACCGCCGTCTCGACCGGGCCTTGATCGATCGCCTGGCGCCGGACGGGTTGCTGGCCACCGCGGCGCGAAGCGAAGTCGGGGCCGAACCGGGGCCGTTTCGGGCGGCGCCCGGCGAACTCGTCGCGGCCTTCGGCGAACTCGACGTCATCGCCGCCGGGGAAGGCGACGGGCAGGCATGGCTGCTGGCGCGGGCGTGA
- a CDS encoding acyl-CoA synthetase, giving the protein MAENGFNLSTVFSTLARTLPEQRAMYWRGREWTYAEMDTRVDGVAHYLSSLGLGCHTERDRLPGHESGQDHIGLYLRNGNQYLEAMIGAYRSRTAPFNVNYRYVDTELVYLLDNAQARALVYHGEFAPRVAAIRDRLPHLEFLIQVADDSGQPLLPGAVDYESIIETPPPPGGMPTPSGDDLYMLYTGGTTGMPKGVLWRQHDVFVSSMGGRPFGSDEAMTTYEELAERASAAPGFASVLLIPPLMHGAAQWGAFQIMTMGGWVTFPDDVHRIRADEILRLVERERVMSIPVVGDAIARPLIDEIERGDYDLSGLINISNGGAALTPSVRKRFVTALPNLLVIDAVGASETGLQMSALPTQSEPTAVATFIPGSETGVLAIDFSRQIGPGGGEGWLARRNMIPLGYLGDAEKTARTFPVVGGVRWSIPGDRARFLADGRIELLGRDAVTINSGGEKIFAEEVEAAMAEHPGIYDVVVTGRPSERWGNEVVAIVQLVEGSDPSDDELLETCQQHIARYRLPKAIIRTAKVQRSPAGKADYRWAKQVAAENLPTTAGSVKPPV; this is encoded by the coding sequence ATGGCTGAAAACGGATTCAACCTCTCGACGGTGTTTTCCACGCTGGCACGGACACTGCCCGAGCAACGCGCGATGTACTGGCGCGGCCGCGAGTGGACGTACGCCGAGATGGACACCCGCGTCGACGGCGTCGCCCACTACCTGTCGTCACTAGGACTGGGATGTCACACCGAACGGGATCGCTTGCCGGGCCACGAATCCGGCCAGGATCACATCGGGCTGTACCTGCGCAACGGCAACCAGTACCTGGAGGCGATGATCGGCGCCTACCGATCGCGAACCGCACCGTTCAACGTCAACTACCGTTACGTCGACACCGAGCTGGTCTATCTGCTCGACAACGCGCAAGCCCGGGCCCTGGTCTACCACGGCGAATTCGCCCCGCGGGTCGCGGCGATACGCGATCGACTCCCCCACCTGGAATTCCTGATCCAGGTGGCCGACGATTCCGGGCAGCCACTGCTACCCGGTGCGGTGGACTACGAATCGATCATCGAGACACCGCCGCCGCCCGGCGGAATGCCCACTCCCAGCGGGGACGACCTGTACATGCTCTACACCGGCGGCACCACCGGGATGCCCAAGGGTGTGCTGTGGCGGCAGCACGACGTGTTCGTATCCTCCATGGGCGGGCGGCCTTTCGGCTCCGACGAGGCGATGACGACCTACGAGGAACTGGCCGAGCGCGCCTCGGCGGCGCCCGGTTTCGCGTCCGTGCTGCTGATCCCACCCCTGATGCACGGCGCCGCGCAGTGGGGTGCCTTCCAGATCATGACGATGGGCGGGTGGGTCACCTTCCCCGACGACGTCCACCGCATACGGGCCGACGAGATTCTGCGATTGGTCGAACGCGAACGGGTGATGAGCATTCCGGTCGTCGGCGACGCGATCGCCCGTCCGCTGATCGACGAGATCGAACGCGGCGACTACGACCTGTCGGGGCTGATCAACATCAGCAACGGCGGGGCCGCGTTGACGCCCAGCGTGCGCAAGCGCTTTGTCACCGCGCTGCCGAACCTGCTGGTGATCGACGCCGTCGGGGCCTCGGAAACGGGTCTGCAGATGAGTGCGCTGCCGACGCAGTCGGAGCCCACCGCGGTGGCGACGTTCATACCGGGATCCGAAACCGGGGTTCTGGCAATCGATTTCAGTCGTCAGATCGGCCCCGGTGGCGGTGAAGGATGGTTGGCCCGGCGCAACATGATCCCGCTCGGCTATCTCGGCGACGCGGAGAAGACGGCACGCACCTTCCCCGTCGTCGGCGGAGTGCGCTGGTCGATTCCCGGTGACCGGGCCCGGTTCCTCGCCGACGGGCGCATCGAACTGCTCGGGCGTGATGCCGTGACGATCAACTCCGGCGGCGAGAAGATCTTCGCCGAGGAGGTGGAGGCCGCGATGGCCGAGCACCCCGGCATCTACGACGTGGTCGTGACCGGCCGGCCGTCGGAGCGCTGGGGCAATGAGGTCGTCGCGATCGTTCAGCTCGTCGAGGGCAGCGACCCCTCCGACGACGAACTGCTGGAAACCTGCCAGCAACACATCGCCCGTTACAGGCTGCCGAAGGCCATCATCCGCACGGCCAAGGTCCAGCGCTCGCCGGCCGGCAAAGCCGACTACCGGTGGGCCAAGCAGGTCGCCGCCGAAAACCTACCCACCACAGCAGGATCGGTGAAACCGCCGGTGTGA
- a CDS encoding DUF5073 family protein: protein MTTYDHERASRAIGSALAGPGGVGQVVRVFCGVPGVILTPARRGLFRSTPERVQIGDWRYELTPDGRLSAGHFVNGIVLAEEVLAAGAVGPHIARALGQLVSHYGPTILPNIDAAVEVLEAAPRY from the coding sequence ATGACGACGTACGACCATGAGCGGGCCAGCCGCGCGATCGGATCGGCCCTGGCCGGGCCCGGGGGCGTCGGACAAGTGGTCAGGGTGTTCTGCGGCGTTCCCGGCGTCATTCTGACCCCGGCTCGGCGCGGCCTCTTCCGGTCCACGCCGGAGCGGGTCCAAATCGGCGACTGGCGTTACGAACTCACCCCGGATGGGCGCCTGAGTGCCGGCCACTTCGTCAACGGCATCGTCTTGGCCGAGGAGGTGCTGGCTGCCGGTGCTGTCGGTCCGCACATCGCCCGCGCGCTCGGGCAGCTGGTGAGCCACTATGGCCCGACGATCCTTCCCAACATCGACGCGGCCGTCGAGGTTCTTGAGGCCGCGCCCCGCTACTGA
- a CDS encoding TetR/AcrR family transcriptional regulator — MRSHGWAGNTPSSDEEAIERILDAADKIIDERGSAMRIADVARALGVTRQTVYRYFPGTQALLVASVMRSADGFLDHLAAHLEGITDPVLAVTESFALAVEQLASDNQLELVLNRRHRGGQTISIVSDTALAFGRSMLHRFDIDWEQHGFDDAGLDELNEFTLRLLHSFLADPGRPARTGTDLRRYLIRWIGPAIAYPQIAQAMDPLRTPEPRARRRPSAAS, encoded by the coding sequence ATGCGCAGTCACGGTTGGGCAGGAAACACGCCCTCCTCCGACGAAGAGGCAATCGAGCGGATCCTGGATGCGGCGGACAAGATCATCGACGAACGCGGCTCGGCCATGCGGATCGCCGATGTCGCCCGCGCCCTGGGGGTGACCCGGCAGACCGTGTACCGGTACTTTCCGGGCACCCAGGCATTACTGGTGGCAAGCGTGATGCGCTCGGCCGACGGCTTCCTCGATCACCTGGCGGCCCACCTCGAGGGAATCACCGACCCCGTCCTGGCGGTGACCGAAAGTTTCGCGCTCGCCGTCGAACAGCTGGCGTCCGACAACCAGCTCGAGTTGGTACTCAACCGGCGCCACCGCGGCGGCCAAACGATCTCGATTGTGTCGGATACCGCGCTGGCATTCGGGCGATCGATGCTGCACCGCTTCGATATCGATTGGGAGCAGCACGGTTTCGACGACGCGGGCCTGGACGAATTGAACGAATTCACCCTCCGGTTGCTGCACTCGTTCCTGGCCGACCCGGGCCGGCCCGCGCGCACCGGCACGGACCTTCGGCGCTACCTGATCCGCTGGATCGGACCGGCGATCGCCTACCCGCAAATCGCCCAGGCGATGGACCCGCTGCGGACTCCCGAACCGCGAGCCCGGCGAAGGCCGTCGGCGGCGTCCTGA